One window of Papaver somniferum cultivar HN1 chromosome 9, ASM357369v1, whole genome shotgun sequence genomic DNA carries:
- the LOC113314080 gene encoding glucomannan 4-beta-mannosyltransferase 9-like, which produces MEIESTSSRFIPEGFEGTANDIAAQFGFIFQMLKAPLFIPILNIMVFLCLAMSLMLFIERLYMGVVIVLVKIFGKKIDKRYKYQPIRDDIELGSSAYPMVLIQIPMFNEKEVYQLSIGAACGLSWPADRIIIQVLDDSTDPAIKDLVELECKRWQSKGINIIYEIRDNRLGYKSGALKEGMKRSYVKHCDYVAIFDADFQPEPDYLWRTIPFLHHNPEIALVQARWTFVNADECLMTRMQEMSLDYHFTVEQEVGSSTYAFFGFNGTAGVWRISAIEEAGGWNGRTTVEDMDLAVRAGLKGFKFLYIGDLHVKSELPSTFKAYRFQQHRWSCGPANLFRKMVMEIVRNKKVTLWKKFYVIYSFFFVRKIIAHIVTFVFYCIVIPGTVLVPEVHIPMWGLVYIPSIITILNAVGTPRSVHLLVFWILFENVMSLHRSKACFIGLFETGRVNEWVVTDKLGDVTKATKPGPKTTKKPRFSKIRERLHLTELGVGAFLFFVACYDYSYGKNNYWVYLYFQAVAFFVMGFGYVGTFVPNY; this is translated from the exons ATGGAGATTGAATCAACTTCATCGAGGTTTATACCAGAGGGATTTGAAGGAACAGCAAATGACATAGCAGCACAATTTGGATTCATATTTCAAATGCTCAAAGCACCATTGTTTATACCCATACTGAATATAATGGTGTTCTTATGTTTAGCAATGTCACTTATGTTATTCATCGAAAGACTTTATATGGGTGTTGTTATTGTTCTTGTTAAAATATTTGGTAAGAAGATTGATAAACGTTATAAATATCAACCCATTCGAGATGATATCGAATTAGGCAGTTCAGCTTACCCAATGGTTCTTATTCAAATCCCAATGTTCAACGAAAAAGAG GTTTATCAGTTATCTATTGGTGCTGCATGTGGTCTGTCATGGCCTGCTGATCGGATAATCATTCAAGTTCTTGATGATTCTACAGATCCAGCCATTAAG GATTTGGTTGAGCTAGAATGTAAAAGATGGCAAAGCAAAGGAATTAACATCATATATGAAATCAGAGATAATCGACTTGGATATAAATCCGGTGCACTTAAAGAAGGAATGAAACGCAGTTACGTTAAGCATTGTGATTATGTTGCCATCTTTGATGCTGATTTCCAACCTGAACCTGATTACTTATGGAGAACTATCCCTTTCCTTCATCATAATCCTGAAATTGCTCTTGTTCAAGCTCGATGGACTTTCG TTAATGCCGATGAATGTCTAATGACGAGAATGCAAGAAATGTCGCTGGATTATCATTTTACAGTTGAACAAGAAGTTGGATCATCTACTTATGCTTTCTTCGGATTTAATG GAACTGCTGGAGTATGGAGAATTTCCGCAATTGAAGAAGCTGGTGGCTGGAATGGTAGAACCACAGTTGAGGATATGGATCTAGCTGTCCGTGCAGGTCTCAAGGGATTCAAGTTCCTTTACATTGGTGATCTTCat GTGAAAAGTGAATTGCCAAGTACCTTCAAAGCATACCGTTTTCAGCAACATCGATGGTCCTGTGGTCCAGCTAATCTTTTCAGGAAAATGGTCATGGAAATTGTGAGGAATAAG AAAGTTACTCTATGGAAGAAGTTCTATGTTATCTACAGTTTCTTCTTTGTTCGAAAGATCATAGCTCACATAGTTACGTTCGTCTTTTACTGCATTGTAATTCCCGGGACCGTATTGGTTCCTGAAGTCCATATTCCTATGTGGGGTTTAGTTTATATTCCTTCCATCATTACCATTCTTAATGCTGTTGGAACTCCAAG GTCTGTGCATTTACTAGTCTTTTGGATTCTCTTTGAGAATGTTATGTCTCTGCACCGGAGTAAAGCATGTTTTATCGGTCTGTTCGAAACGGGAAGAGTGAATGAATGGGTTGTGACTGATAAACTTGGAGATGTTACAAAGGCCACCAAACCAGGACCTAAAACAACCAAGAAACCTCGATTCAGCAAGATTCGAGAAAG GCTCCACTTGACAGAGCTTGGAGTGGGAGCATTCCTTTTCTTTGTCGCTTGTTATGACTACTCATATGGGAAGAATAATTACTGGGTATACCTATATTTCCAAGCAGTAGCTTTCTTTGTCATGGGATTTGGTTATGTTGGCACATTCGTCCCCAACTACTAA